A portion of the Streptomyces platensis genome contains these proteins:
- a CDS encoding winged helix-turn-helix domain-containing protein, whose protein sequence is MNSSTTPLALRPDADFGRPPTAGPGEGPPLAVDRLPDGKWQLTLHDLEPVSVHRLPSDEVHIILAPPRTEPGEEPPAGPPRPEPVRIDTAARTVFVRGRQLDLPRLEFDLLAHLVLHPRRAFTREQLMAAVWPSCQSSNRTVDVHIARLRRRLGPGLRDSISTVFGIGYKYQPVS, encoded by the coding sequence ATGAACTCCTCGACGACCCCGCTTGCGTTGCGACCGGACGCCGACTTCGGCCGGCCGCCCACAGCCGGGCCCGGCGAAGGGCCACCCCTGGCGGTCGACCGGCTTCCTGACGGCAAGTGGCAATTGACCCTGCACGACCTGGAACCCGTATCGGTGCACCGGCTGCCGTCGGACGAGGTCCACATCATCCTGGCGCCCCCGCGCACGGAACCGGGCGAGGAACCACCGGCCGGCCCTCCGCGTCCGGAGCCGGTCCGGATCGACACCGCGGCCCGGACCGTCTTTGTCAGGGGCCGCCAACTCGATCTGCCACGCCTGGAATTCGACCTGCTGGCCCATCTCGTGCTGCATCCCCGGCGCGCCTTCACCCGGGAGCAGCTGATGGCCGCTGTCTGGCCCAGCTGCCAGTCCAGCAACCGCACCGTCGATGTCCACATCGCCCGCCTGCGCCGGCGCCTTGGCCCCGGCCTGCGCGACTCCATCAGCACGGTGTTCGGGATCGGTTACAAGTACCAGCCCGTCTCGTAG
- a CDS encoding enoyl-CoA hydratase-related protein, which produces MRILLIAGAFNSLTQRVYAELGDHGHQVSVELVTRDTPLPEVVRRHAPELIVAPMLKTAIPREVWSAHICLIVHPGPVGDQGPSSLDWAVHLGADRWGVTVLQANDEMDGGDIWAAASCPVPGVGKSDLYRNEIADAAVGAVLAAVARVASGTHRPQPQGELSDAAKPGRPRPPFRQDLRRIDWHADPTDAVVRKLRAADSQPGVRDELLGDTWHLHGGHPEDTLTGPPGELLATRYGAICRATADGAVWIPELRPPRAAGEPGTLKLPATLALGDRLPPLPEVPAPLEDPGDGLRTWSDIRYREDGPAGFLEFSFPGGAMSTDHCRRLLAAYRHACTRPTSVLVLGGRRDFFSNGIHLHVIEAAADPAEESWANINAMDDLVHAVLTTTDRLVVAALGGNAAAGGAMLALAADEVWCRAAVVLNPHYRLMGLYGSEYWTYTLPGRAGPEVAGQLTARALPITAATGARLGLVDRILDCPAQDFAAQTAGLAARLASASSTQARIAAKKADRERDEAHRPLAAYRELELAQMHRTFFDPDQPYHALRRAFVRKEPAAATPSHLGSAPAAT; this is translated from the coding sequence GTGCGCATTCTGCTCATCGCCGGCGCGTTCAACAGTCTGACGCAGCGCGTGTACGCCGAACTCGGTGACCACGGACACCAGGTGAGCGTGGAGCTGGTGACACGGGACACACCGCTCCCCGAGGTCGTACGCCGCCATGCGCCGGAGCTGATCGTGGCGCCGATGCTCAAGACGGCCATCCCCCGGGAGGTGTGGTCCGCCCACATCTGTCTGATCGTGCACCCCGGGCCCGTCGGCGACCAGGGGCCCTCCTCCCTGGACTGGGCGGTACATCTGGGCGCGGACCGGTGGGGCGTCACGGTGCTTCAGGCCAACGACGAGATGGACGGCGGCGACATCTGGGCCGCGGCGAGCTGCCCCGTCCCCGGCGTGGGCAAGAGCGACCTCTACCGCAACGAGATCGCCGATGCCGCGGTCGGAGCGGTCCTGGCGGCCGTCGCCCGTGTGGCGTCCGGAACCCACCGCCCGCAACCACAGGGCGAGCTGTCCGACGCCGCGAAACCCGGCCGCCCCCGGCCCCCGTTCCGTCAGGACCTGCGCCGGATCGACTGGCACGCGGACCCCACCGACGCCGTCGTCCGCAAGCTGCGCGCCGCCGACTCCCAGCCCGGCGTGCGGGACGAACTTCTCGGCGACACCTGGCATTTGCACGGTGGCCACCCGGAGGACACCCTGACCGGCCCGCCGGGTGAGCTGCTCGCCACCCGATATGGCGCGATCTGCCGGGCGACGGCCGATGGCGCGGTATGGATTCCGGAACTGCGGCCGCCCCGTGCGGCAGGGGAGCCCGGCACCCTGAAACTGCCCGCCACCCTGGCGCTGGGCGACCGCCTCCCGCCGCTCCCCGAAGTCCCGGCCCCCCTTGAAGACCCCGGCGACGGCCTCCGGACCTGGAGCGATATCCGCTATCGCGAGGACGGCCCGGCCGGCTTCCTGGAGTTCTCCTTCCCCGGCGGTGCGATGAGCACCGACCACTGCCGGAGGCTGCTCGCCGCCTACCGCCACGCCTGCACCCGGCCGACCTCCGTGCTGGTCCTCGGCGGCCGCCGGGACTTCTTCTCCAACGGCATTCATCTGCATGTCATCGAGGCCGCCGCCGACCCCGCCGAGGAGTCCTGGGCCAATATCAACGCCATGGACGATCTGGTGCACGCCGTCCTGACCACCACCGACCGGCTGGTGGTCGCCGCGCTCGGCGGCAATGCCGCGGCCGGCGGGGCGATGCTGGCCCTCGCCGCCGACGAGGTGTGGTGCCGCGCGGCCGTGGTGCTCAACCCCCACTACCGGCTGATGGGGCTCTACGGATCCGAATACTGGACCTACACCCTGCCGGGCCGGGCGGGCCCCGAGGTGGCCGGGCAGCTCACCGCACGCGCCCTGCCGATCACCGCCGCGACCGGAGCCCGGCTCGGCCTGGTGGACCGGATCCTCGACTGCCCCGCGCAGGACTTCGCCGCGCAGACCGCGGGGCTCGCCGCCCGGCTGGCCTCGGCGTCCTCGACACAGGCCCGTATCGCCGCGAAGAAGGCCGACCGGGAACGCGACGAGGCCCACCGCCCGCTCGCCGCCTATCGGGAGCTCGAACTGGCGCAGATGCACCGCACCTTCTTCGACCCGGACCAGCCGTATCACGCCCTGCGCCGGGCCTTCGTCCGCAAGGAACCCGCGGCGGCGACCCCCTCGCACCTCGGCTCCGCACCTGCCGCGACCTGA